In a single window of the Osmia bicornis bicornis chromosome 7, iOsmBic2.1, whole genome shotgun sequence genome:
- the LOC114873447 gene encoding uncharacterized protein LOC114873447, producing MKCYIAIALLALFAVAFAAEQPAESEKIEPVVSAEPQDAPRDKRGLLLGYTAPVAYTSYAAPVAYSASYSVPYAYRTYPTYPYYSSYYLG from the exons ATGAAGTGTTACATT GCTATCGCCCTTTTGGCTCTCTTCGCTGTAGCTTTCGCTGCAGAACAACCCGCTGAATCCGAAAAGATCGAGCCAGTGGTGAGCGCAGAACCCCAGGATGCACCAAGGGACAAGAGAGGTCTGCTGCTGGGATACACTGCTCCAGTTGCATACACTTCGTATGCAGCACCGGTCGCTTACAGTGCCAGTTACAGTGTGCCTTATGCCTACCGCACCTACCCCACCTACCCCTACTACAGCTCTTACTACCTGGGTTAA
- the LOC114874333 gene encoding D-beta-hydroxybutyrate dehydrogenase, mitochondrial: MDAETGAILALQILALCSIVAALLAYLMRQSRNATDEYETRNKRHVLVTSCDTCVGLQIAIALYEVGYKVFVGLLDPSGNSPSMKILRAIEQQKEKEDEPGDTGRGNPQDPEVRARGQIVPLELDSTREDSLRACLDAVRAKLPAGEDGLWAVVHTGGLALPGVIERQPSSAWESMLRHNLVAPLRTARMFIPLLRVKRGRIVLLGDSTTSYGTKAGTGLVAFSASRKAVEGAAEALKSELQSSGVDVVLLKPPPVNPLILYSSPVLKTSDVESGIVSSEGTWTAPMSTHAIQNSLIPALTTPCPRTSYDMVDKPKLFCR; encoded by the exons ATGGACGCTGAAACCGGGGCCATTTTGGCCCTACAAATATTGGCTCTCTGTTCGATAGTCGCCGCCCTGTTAGCCTATCTAATGCGGCAATCGAGGAACGCAACGGACGAATACGAGACCCGTAACAAACGTCATGTTCTCGTTACCAGCTGCGATACATGCGTGGGTTTGCAGATCGCCATTGCGCTCTACGAGGTTGGTTACAAG GTATTCGTCGGACTGTTGGATCCATCTGGCAACTCACCATCGATGAAGATCCTGAGGGCGATCGAGCAGCAGAAAGAAAAGGAGGACGAACCGGGAGACACGGGTCGAGGGAACCCGCAGGATCCGGAAGTACGTGCTCGCGGCCAAATCGTTCCATTGGAACTGGACTCGACCAGGGAGGACAGTTTACGCGCTTGTTTGGACGCAGTTAGGGCGAAACTTCCGGCCGGCGAAGACG GTCTCTGGGCGGTCGTGCACACCGGTGGCTTGGCTCTGCCCGGTGTTATAGAGAGACAGCCGAGTTCGGCGTGGGAGTCCATGTTGCGACACAACTTGGTCGCGCCGCTTAGGACCGCCAGAATGTTCATTCCTCTTTTACGCGTGAAAAGAG GACGCATCGTTCTTTTGGGCGATTCGACGACGAGCTACGGGACGAAAGCTGGCACAGGGCTGGTAGCGTTCAGCGCTTCGAGGAAGGCGGTCGAAGGGGCTGCGGAGGCATTAAAAAGCGAACTACAATCGTCCGGAGTCGACGTGGTTCTTCTTAAACCACCGCCTGTGAATCCTCTTATTCTTTACAGCTCGCCCGTACTCAAGAC ATCTGACGTGGAGTCTGGTATAGTCTCATCCGAGGGAACATGGACTGCTCCGATGTCGACTCACGCCATTCAGAATTCCCTGATACCAGCACTCACGACACCTTGTCCACGAACTTCCTACGACATGGTTGATAAACCGAAGCTTTTCTGCAGATGA
- the LOC114874039 gene encoding glycine-rich protein DOT1-like, with the protein MALIEKLLIVALISITVTSCYETSLHADDDDDDSIERSGYGGGHGGGGHGGGHGGGGGGHGGGHGRGGGGHGGGHGGGGGGHGGGGGGHGGGHGGGGGGHWGGYGGHGGGHGGGGGGHGGGYGGHGGGHGGGGGGHGGGHGGGGGGHGGGYGGHGGGHGGGGGGHGGGHGGHGGGYGGHGGGGGGHGGGGGGHGGGHGGGDGGHGGGHGGGHGGGGGGHGSGGHGGGGHGGGGGHAHSFHHFSGPVVGGHQEVSWKDKHGHYDHDYKAYPKYHYAYGVEDSHTKDYHGQKEHRDGKKVDGEYHLHEPGGNVRSVKYHSHPHGGFFAEVHNYGGNDHSGGGHGGHKHR; encoded by the exons ATGGCACTAATAGAG AAATTGCTCATCGTTGCTTTAATTTCGATAACTGTGACCAGTTGTTATGAAACATCCTTACATGCAG acgatgacgatgatgaTAGCATAGAGAGAAGCGGGTATGGAGGCGGTCATGGAGGTGGTGGACATGGGGGAGGCCACGGTGGTGGAGGTGGAGGACACGGGGGAGGCCACGGAAGAGGCGGTGGAGGACACGGGGGAGGCCACGGAGGTGGCGGTGGAGGACACGGGGGAGGCGGTGGAGGACACGGGGGAGGCCACGGGGGAGGCGGTGGAGGACACTGGGGCGGATACGGTGGACACGGTGGAGGCCACGGAGGAGGCGGTGGAGGCCACGGGGGTGGATACGGTGGACACGGAGGAGGCCATGGAGGTGGCGGTGGAGGACACGGGGGAGGCCACGGAGGAGGCGGTGGAGGACACGGGGGTGGATACGGTGGACACGGAGGAGGCCACGGTGGTGGCGGTGGAGGACACGGGGGAGGCCACGGAGGACACGGGGGTGGATACGGTGGACACGGAGGAGGCGGTGGTGGACACGGAGGAGGCGGTGGAGGACACGGGGGAGGCCACGGAGGTGGCGATGGTGGACACGGGGGTGGTCACGGCGGAGGCCACGGAGGTGGCGGTGGAGGACACGGGAGTGGTGGACATGGGGGTGGTGGACACGGGGGTGGCGGTGGACACGCGCACTCTTTCCATCATTTCTCCGGGCCTGTAGTGGGTGGCCATCAAGAGGTCAGCTGGAAGGATAAACACGGACATTATGATCACGATTATAAAGCGTATCCTAAATACCACTACGCGTACGGTGTAGAAGACAGCCACACGAAAGACTATCACGGACAGAAGGAGCACCGCGACG GAAAGAAAGTCGACGGAGAGTATCATCTTCACGAGCCTGGCGGTAACGTGAGGAGCGTCAAGTATCATTCTCATCCTCACGGTGGATTTTTCGCCGAAGTTCATAATTATGGCGGAAACGATCACTCCGGAGGCGGACACGGAGGACACAAGCATAGATAA
- the LOC114873033 gene encoding tRNA N(3)-methylcytidine methyltransferase METTL6 has translation MSYEETTESIDGNMEYVGHVAKRLTPEEIEKMQAQNSRLVSEFQANQLEKDAKKHWDLFYKRNDTRFFKDRHWTTREFNELLGLGSKEDRNVLLEVGCGVGNFVYPLVEDGLKFRKIFACDLSPRAVELMKNHTLYDPEKMNIFQTDITMESCFCNVDCPVNVATLIFVLSAIHPDKFRKVVENLYNVLDNGGVVLFRDYGLYDMAQLRFKPGHKISDNFYMRQDGTRTYYFSIEEISKLFEHAGFKTLTCDYIQRRTVNLKEKIDVPRIFVQGKFEKQTLV, from the exons ATGAGCTACGAGGAAACGACTGAATCGATCGACGGTAATATGGAGTACGTCGGCCACGTGGCGAAGCGTCTTACTCCAGAAGAGATCGAGAAAATGCAGGCTCAAAATTCACGTTTAGTCTCGGAATTTCAAGCCAATCAATTGGAAAAAGATGCTAAAAAGCATTgggatttattttataaacgaaACGATACCAGATTCTTTAAAGACAGACACTGGACCACCAGAGAATTTAATGAACTCTTGGGCTTGGGCTCGAAGGAAGATCGAAATGTGCTCCTCGAAGTCGGATGTGGCGTTGGAAATTTTGTATATCCATTAGTCGAAGATGGattgaaatttagaaaaatattcgcCTGTGATTTATCTCCCAGAGCAGTGGAATTGATGAAG AACCATACGCTATACGACCCAGAGAAAATGAACATTTTTCAAACAGATATCACTATGGAAAGTTGTTTCTGCAACGTGGACTGTCCGGTGAACGTGGCAACCTTAATATTCGTTCTATCGGCCATTCATCCAGACAAATTTCGAAA AGTTGTGGAAAATTTGTACAATGTTCTTGATAATGGAGGAGTTGTACTTTTTAGAGATTATGGCCTATATGATATGGCCCAACTGAGATTTAAACCTGGTCACAAGATCAGTGACAATTTTTATATGAGACAAGACGGAACTAG aacatattatttttcaatagaAGAAATATCAAAGCTATTTGAACATGCTGGCTTTAAAACCTTAACATGTGATTACATACAAAGACGGACTGTTAACTTAAAGGAGAAAATAGATGTACCTAGAATTTTTGTCCAAGGAAAATTTGAGAAACAAACATTAGTTTAA